The following DNA comes from Sebastes umbrosus isolate fSebUmb1 chromosome 8, fSebUmb1.pri, whole genome shotgun sequence.
CCATAGTGGATAAAACAATGTATCCATAGTGGATaaagcaatatatcaaagtacATAAAGCATTGTATCCATAGTGCATAAAGCAATGTATCCGTAGTACATAAAGCAATGCATCCATAGTGGATAAAACAATGTATCCATAGTGGATACAGCAATGTATCCATAGTACATAAAGCATTGTAACCATAGTGCATAAAGCAATGTATCCGTAGTACATAAAGCAATGCATCCATAGTGGATAAAACAATGTATCCATAGTGGATaaagcaatatatcaaagtacATAAAGCATTGTATCCATAGTGCATAAAGCAATGCATCCATAGTGGATAAAGCAATGCATCCGTAGTACATAAAGCGATGCATCCATAGTGGATAAAGCAATGCATCCATAGTAGATAAAGCATTGTATCCATAGTGCATAAAGCAATGTATCCAAAGATCCAAGATAAAAACAGCACagaccaaaaaaataaacaataaatagaatttTGCAAGACTAAAAATGAGAACAATAACCAATAACATCTTACAATAGATAAAGGTcccaaaaataaatagagataaGAGATATAAAATTGTATGAAAACCAATGAACTGAGGCAATAAATGAAGAGGCACCTAGCCAGGCTAAAAAGATATGTCTTAAGGTTTCTTTCAAAAGTGTCCACAGAGGTGGAGTCTCTCAGATCCTAAGTACAAATAATTCACTAAACAATACACATATAAACTATACTGGCATTTCTAAATAATAAGAAACAGGAATCATTAAATTAGTTGATCATAGGCTTAATGTTTTATAACCTTATTATTAAGTGTTACCATCTAACCATGCCATCTATTAGTACTCCAATCGTCCTAAATAAGCCATCAACAATTCCAATCACTGCTTTAAAaggttaaataattaacaattagcAATGTATCCATAGTGGATAAAGCAATGTATCCATAGATCCTAGATTAAAacagcacagacaaaaaaataaacaataaatataattttgcaagactaaaaatgacaacaataaacaataacaataacatctTACAATAGATAAAGGTCACACGAATAAATAGGCACAAGAGATAGAAATTGTATGAAAACCAACGATTAAGACTTAAAAACTAAGGCAATAAATGAAGAGGATATAAACTATACTGTCATTTCTAAATAATAAGAAACAGGAATCATTAAATGAGTTGATCATAGGCTTAATGTTTTGTAACCATCTAACCATGCCATCTGTTATTACTCCAATCGTGCTAAATCACCCATCAACAATATCAATCAGTGGTTTAAAAGGCTCCTGCTCAGGCCTGTAAGTGCCCTCTCCTCCATATATCTCCCCATGTGTCCCCCGGTGGGACAGGTCCTCGTCTGTCCTTGTTCCTGTCTGAGAGGACGCGCGTCTCGTCCTCAGTGAAGCATCGCAGGCTGGCGCCGCCGCCTCTCCACTTCCACAACATCAGGTatagtgtttctgtttgttgtggCCTGAGAACACTAATAACGAGGCAGGAAAACAATGTTGATGGTAAAAGCTGTTCGACATCACCTAAGATCACTCAACCCCCGAGGACCTTTGAGCACATTAAGTGGCTTTACTTGGCTGACCAGAAGCGTGGTTTGGCTACACACTGAATAAATGACCTGGTTAATTCATCTGGGACAGTTTCTCTTGTTTCTAATGACGCAGAAGTGTTTGtttcaacacattttttggACACTATTTCTGACTGGCAggaaatttaagaaaaaaaaaagtgttttttaacacatttataaaaaaatatttgtctaaaaagcaaggcaaggcaaggcaactttatttgtatagcacatttcagcaacagggcaattcaaagtgctttaaataaacattcaagaacattgggacaaagtgcaaaagaacattaagacataattaaaacagttataaaaacattaaggattagaaaataaaaacaagctaaaaataaaagcgaGGATAGAAGCTAAGTATAACACACatgagtaaaagctctagtgcagtataagatcattatctggtttaataaaaggcagcagcaaacaggaacgttttaagctttgatttaaaagaactcagagttggagttggtcctgcaggtttctgggagcttgttccaaatatttggtgcataaaaactgaactttgcttcttctgcatgtttagttttgactctgggggacactaagcagatgtgatccagatgacctgagaggtctggatggttcataacatagcagaagatcataaatgtattattattaaagtaagCAACCTTCCCTTCACTCTGTCACTGTAATTacttgaaaaaatgtcaaaagtgtaTAGTTGCAAATGAATACTCTCACCGTTAATTTACTTCATAATTAACCCACTTAGTGACAGCTTctcccacagagagagagagagatgggtggATGGGATGTGAGGTGTTCCTGTAAGGTGAGAAGAAAAGGAGATGTGCGCGCAGGCTGATGGGTGTtggccagtgtgtgtttgtggagaaGGGTGACAGATCTCTCTCTACCTTTAGCTGGACCCCTGAATGATTTAAATCTCCACATACTCCTCACTCATCAGTCAGTTAAGAGACacatcctgcagcagcagcatcatcaccaccagcagcagcggcagcagcagctcgagCTCTGTGCGTAAAAAGGATCAGACTAGTTCTGCAGCTAAAAGGTGTTGGGATGCATCCCAGTTCAACCACCACGACGCCCTTTTCAGTGAAGGATATTTTGAAGCTGGAGCACCACCACGACTTTGAAAATGAGTTATTGATGACTGATCAAGTTGTTCCGATGAATTATCAGCACGGTGCCATCAGGGAGGGTTATGAGTGCCAGCCGGAGAGGCCGTGCGTCTCTGGGACGCAGGAGAAGCTCCATGTTCACAACTCAGCAGCAGAAGAGGAGATAAACGAGCAGGGTGAGATGATACATATACATGAGAATCAGTCAGTTCCAGGTATATATAGCCTATAAAAGCGCCTgagtcagtccttcatgctggtagccatcaggctccacaaccaaggctgacccccatatgagaactatgaggactttaagacctttaaacatgcactatctgcaaccatgttggactctaaccactggcgcactttacactatacatcctatatacacttactttaaactatacatcctatataccatttactttacactatacatcctatatactatttactttacactatacatcctatatacacttactttaaactatacatcctatatacacttactttacactatacatcctatatacacttactttacactatacaacctatataccacttactttacactatacatcctttattccactttatagactgcacataatgtacatattacatttatttattgacggactgtacacactatgttcacccattcactctgtatcttttatatctctattattgttttttacgattgttgtatacctttacctctcctgtgtttcactctgtttgctgatgttgctgctttgacacctgaatttccctccggggattaattaaggttcatcttatcttatcttatcttatcttatacacTGTGCTGGTGGTTTAGTCAGTAGTAGTTTAGACCGACCGACCTGAATGGGGCCTTGAGCGAGTGATAGCAAGTCCTACCACGACCTGTCACTTTTCCCTTCCATTCTCAATTTTAAAACCAGAAGAATTTCTcctcaataaaacacaaatgcacGAGGAGCACATATATTTGCAATATTTTGCCACCAACATCCAAAAGTGATAAACTCAATTTATGACAATCCAGATTGTATTATAATagtaactattattattattattaggtcaCTGTGATCGATCAATTATGTATCTCTATAAGTAATCAGGTGCACACAATAGAAAAGAGGCACAGGAGTGCTATTTTTCCTACAGTTTCCTCAGGTCCTTTATTAACCTAAAGATCACATTTTTACCTCGGGGAAAGTGTGACAAATAAGTATATACTGTGCATCCTTTTGATTTTAGTTCGGCTTtaaaatgtcctctttaaaaaaaaagcccaaataATCAAAGTTACTACTTCCAactcagttttatttattgcatttttgttgtttttcattttattttattttatttttcccaaATAAGggcagaagtataaagtatgtttttatttgtaatgttaaagtaaaaaatatataattattctaTAACATATACTGCAGAAACAATGGCATGTAAACTACCAGAAACTTGTGGTCTCTTGTAATTAagtatatataaagaaaaaaaaatcagattggAGACACGTGGCATCCAGCTCCatcaattttatgttttattttagaaaaattaagtattaaatattataaaatatttaatatgtatatagattgtttgtttttttaaagccaaaTATTTCcagatttatgttttattttagaaaaattaagtattaaatattataaattatttaatgtttatggatataattttttgtttgtttttgatagGCAAATATTTCCAgatttaagttttattttagaaaaatgaagtattaaatattataaattatttaatatgtatatagattattttcttttaaagccAAATATTTCCAgatttaagttttattttagaaaaatgAAGTATTGATTATTGTAAATTATTTAATAAGTATatagattgtttttttctttttttttaagagccaaatatttccagaattaatttttattttagaaaaattaagtattaaatattataaattatttaatattgtaAGGCAGGCTTCTCGCTGCCTTAACTATAAACTAACTTGTTACCACTTAAGGAGcagaatacaatatgtatactgtataaaataaatctttacaaaaataaatctaatcttacaATATGTTTATGgatagaattttttttgtttttggaagCCAAATATTTCCAgatttaagttttattttagaaaaatgaaatatttaatattataaattattcaatatatatatggattttttttggaAGCCAAATATTTCCAGatttaagttttttattttacctgactgtgttttttttccctcctgtgCAGAGATCAGCGGTCCTGACAGTCCACCTGACTGTGATAAAGCCTCTAGAAGCAGCAGAGCCCGGCTGCAGCGCAGGAAGCCCCGGGTCCTCTTCTCTCAGTCCCAGGTGTCCGAGCTGGAGAGACGCTTCAGACAGCAGCGCTACCTGTCCGCTCCGGAGAGAGAACACCTGGCCAGCATCCTCACACTCACCTCCACGCAGGTGAAGATCTGGTTCCAGAACCGCAGGTACAAATGTAAGCGGCAGCGGCAGGACAAGTCTCTGGAGCTGGCTGGTTATCCTCCAGCACCGAGGAGGGTGTCGGTACCGGTGCTGGTTCGGGACGGGAAGCTCTGCAGCCACTCAGCTCCTTATAATAATAACGTGACTCTGGGACATTATAACAGCGTGTTTGGGTTTGGAAACAGCAGCGTGTACGGCTGCAGTTATCACAGTGTTTCAGCTCATAATAACCAGCTGGTTGACCTAACAGGTAACAGTGAGGGAACCTTCAACCACGGACACTTCCAGGCTTCATTACAGCCTGTAAGAGGCTGGTGATTCATGTCTGTAGAGTAGAAAGATATAGCAAATATTTTAATGTCAAATTTTTTTTATCCTATATTTTGTATGAACTTGTATCTGTTGGtggttttctctttttaaaaaaagtcagaggcaaataaaaaaacagcttaTTGCTTCATAGCCTGTACTGTCTTAAATAGTAGCTgcttttatatacatttttcgATTATACATAGcctaatattcatatttaaaataGCTAGCCCACAAATTACGAattgagtatatatatatatatacatatatatatatataaaatattatataataaatatataatatatatatattatataactatatattataatatatattatattatatatatatatatatatatatataatattatataataaatatataatatatatatattatataattatatattataatatatattatattatatatatatatatatatatataatattggtCATAAAGTTTGtgttatatatatctatatctatatagatatatctctatctatctatctatctatctatctatccatctatatctatatatctatatctatatatctatatatctatatataatattggTTATAAAGTTCGTGTTATGCCAACTATTCCACAACGTTTATATATGCTACTAATTTGCTTCCAGAGACTaaaattaaatcattttatatccATTTCATTTGAAAATTATAAGTCCATTTTGTCATCCTTTTTCAAATTGTTATATTTGCttaatgtcttttatatctgtctatcttggccaggacactcttggaaaaaatgatttttaatctcaattagtttttttactcctggttaattaaaggttaaagaaaaaaaaagtgtttttaaacaggtaattgttattattattattatcattgagTTAAGgattattacatatttagccTAAAAGTTTACACCTACtgtccaaaaatgttttaaaaaaggtaTAAACTCTAACTAgcttaaataatattaaatgtgCCAGTTCTCCCAGTTAAAATGTGTAATGTTCCTCTTCGGATCTAACATGCCTGATTAGAAAGCCTTCAGTGATCTGTTATGTAGCAGGTTTATTATCACAGAAGGCCATCAAACAGGCTAATGGATGAAGTGACATCTGACCTGACAGCACTGCTCTGCTCTATCAAACTGAGCTCATTATTGTCCCATTCACAAAATCCGCTGATAAGGCCGGAGAGCTTGTCCTGTCCTGGAGCTTTGCTTGGTAAACAAACCCGCAGACAGAGTGGCTCTTTAACTTTTTCTAACTTTCAATCAAACGGGAAACAGTTCCAGTCTGACCTGTCACTCACTGATGAGCTGCAGATAGTATAGGACTCAATCCACTTGTGCTGCAAAAAATATAGTTCTgcttcatttaatttcatgctGTTGACTTGCTGTTAAACTATAGGCCAGCACCTGAAGGTTAATACATTATATGGcaacttataaaaaaaaaaaaagggtgattTAAGGGGATTTAAAATATCGCATCAAAAGCTTATCACAACTTTTTTAGTCATGgatatttaaacattaaaacaagtCCATATGCGCTATACACATGCTCCAGCGTTATTAAATAATAGTGTATATAGTCTATCAAATAATGAATTGAGTAAAACTTGAGTGTGTGTC
Coding sequences within:
- the nkx2.7 gene encoding NK2 transcription factor related 7, producing the protein MHPSSTTTTPFSVKDILKLEHHHDFENELLMTDQVVPMNYQHGAIREGYECQPERPCVSGTQEKLHVHNSAAEEEINEQEISGPDSPPDCDKASRSSRARLQRRKPRVLFSQSQVSELERRFRQQRYLSAPEREHLASILTLTSTQVKIWFQNRRYKCKRQRQDKSLELAGYPPAPRRVSVPVLVRDGKLCSHSAPYNNNVTLGHYNSVFGFGNSSVYGCSYHSVSAHNNQLVDLTGNSEGTFNHGHFQASLQPVRGW